In Pantoea cypripedii, the following proteins share a genomic window:
- a CDS encoding amino acid ABC transporter permease gives MSLHTNDSRARDKADVQQRDVAFARNAPTYGRWVSWIVVLVIASNFLWLVATNPNFEWTVVLKWFTEGSVLKGLQVTLGLTVVSMILGTLLGLLLAVWRLSENKLLSGISSLYIWFFRGTPLLVQLIFWYNLSTLFPTLSITIPWTGITFASWNTNDLITPLTAAIAGLALNEAAYMAEIIRAGLLSVDNGQVETTQAFGMSRTRALRRIIIPQAMRSIIPPTGNQLISMIKATSLVSVIAMGDLLYSVQAVYNRTFEIIPMLMVAVIWYLLITSILNVGQSAIERYYARGTRRTVVVTKRRNQSDDISQRALVQKEDV, from the coding sequence ATGAGTTTACACACCAACGATTCGCGAGCCAGGGACAAGGCCGACGTGCAGCAGCGCGACGTGGCTTTTGCCCGCAACGCGCCCACTTATGGACGCTGGGTCTCATGGATTGTGGTGCTGGTGATCGCCTCCAACTTCCTTTGGCTGGTGGCGACCAACCCAAACTTTGAGTGGACGGTGGTGCTGAAATGGTTCACTGAAGGTTCGGTGCTGAAAGGGTTGCAGGTAACCCTCGGGCTGACGGTGGTGTCGATGATCCTCGGCACCCTGCTGGGCCTGCTGCTGGCGGTGTGGCGTCTGTCGGAGAACAAGCTGCTGAGTGGCATCTCGTCGCTCTACATCTGGTTCTTTCGCGGCACCCCGCTGCTGGTGCAATTGATCTTCTGGTATAACCTGTCAACGCTGTTCCCGACGTTGTCGATTACCATTCCCTGGACCGGCATCACCTTTGCCAGCTGGAATACCAATGATCTGATCACGCCGTTAACTGCCGCGATCGCTGGTCTGGCCCTGAATGAAGCCGCGTATATGGCGGAAATCATTCGTGCGGGTTTACTCTCGGTCGATAACGGCCAGGTAGAAACCACACAGGCTTTCGGCATGAGCCGCACGCGTGCACTGCGCCGCATCATCATTCCGCAGGCCATGCGTTCCATCATTCCTCCCACGGGTAATCAGTTGATCAGCATGATCAAAGCCACCTCGCTGGTGAGTGTGATAGCCATGGGCGATCTGCTGTATTCGGTGCAGGCGGTCTATAACCGAACCTTTGAAATCATTCCCATGCTGATGGTAGCGGTGATCTGGTATCTGCTCATCACCTCAATTCTCAACGTGGGTCAGTCGGCTATTGAACGTTACTACGCCCGCGGTACCCGACGCACGGTGGTTGTCACCAAACGCCGCAATCAGAGTGACGATATCAGCCAGCGGGCCCTGGTGCAGAAGGAGGATGTATGA
- a CDS encoding amino acid ABC transporter ATP-binding protein has product MSDVQPLVRARNVQKSYGDNEVLKGIDLDVFPGEVVVILGPSGSGKSTFLRCINHLEDMNAGSIMVGDEQIGYELKKGILHRLSPRRIAHQRQKIGMVFQQFNLYPHMTVLQNIIEAPIGVHKFPRQDALKHAHELLSTVGLSDKADAWPRHLSGGQQQRVAIARALAIKPSLMLFDEPTSALDPELVGEVLATMRTLADQGLTMIVVTHEIGFAREAADRVVFMDGGVVVEQGSPEQVIGNPQHPRTQAFLSRFI; this is encoded by the coding sequence ATGAGTGATGTTCAGCCGCTGGTGCGCGCCCGCAATGTGCAGAAAAGCTACGGTGATAATGAGGTGCTGAAAGGTATCGATCTGGATGTGTTTCCGGGCGAAGTGGTGGTGATCCTCGGGCCGTCCGGCTCGGGCAAGTCAACCTTTCTGCGCTGTATTAACCATCTGGAAGATATGAACGCCGGTTCGATCATGGTGGGTGATGAGCAAATTGGTTATGAATTAAAAAAAGGCATTTTGCATCGCCTGTCGCCACGCCGGATTGCCCATCAGCGCCAGAAGATTGGCATGGTGTTTCAGCAGTTCAACCTCTATCCGCATATGACGGTGCTGCAAAACATCATTGAAGCGCCGATTGGCGTGCATAAGTTCCCGCGCCAGGACGCGTTAAAACATGCCCATGAGCTGCTCTCGACGGTGGGGCTGAGTGATAAAGCGGATGCCTGGCCGCGTCATTTGTCCGGTGGTCAGCAGCAGCGGGTAGCGATAGCGCGAGCGCTGGCGATTAAGCCATCACTGATGTTGTTTGATGAACCGACCTCGGCGCTCGATCCTGAGCTGGTGGGGGAAGTGCTGGCGACCATGCGCACGCTGGCGGATCAGGGATTAACCATGATTGTGGTCACCCATGAAATTGGTTTTGCCCGTGAAGCCGCTGACCGTGTGGTATTTATGGATGGTGGCGTGGTGGTGGAGCAGGGCAGCCCGGAGCAGGTGATTGGCAATCCGCAGCACCCGCGTACTCAGGCGTTTTTGAGCCGTTTTATCTGA
- the tatE gene encoding twin-arginine translocase subunit TatE, producing MEGISIAKLLIIGALIVLLFGTNKLRSLGGDLGSAIKGFKKAMKDDESTATKSTAEEAPAERVSHKE from the coding sequence ATGGAAGGTATCAGTATTGCCAAACTGCTGATCATCGGTGCTCTCATCGTTCTGCTTTTTGGCACCAACAAGTTACGTTCACTGGGTGGCGATCTGGGTTCCGCAATCAAAGGCTTCAAAAAAGCCATGAAAGATGATGAATCCACCGCAACCAAAAGCACTGCTGAAGAAGCACCGGCAGAACGTGTCAGCCACAAAGAGTAA
- the lipA gene encoding lipoyl synthase produces the protein MSKPIQMERGVKYRDADKMALIPVKTVVTEREEILRKPEWMKIKLPADSSRIQGIKAAMRKNGLHSVCEEASCPNLAECFNHGTATFMILGAICTRRCPFCDVAHGRPTAPDANEPVKLAQTIADMALRYVVITSVDRDDLRDGGAQHFADCISAIREKSPSIKIETLVPDFRGRMDRALEILTATPPDVFNHNLENVPRVYRQVRPGANYEWSLKLLERFKEAHPDVPTKSGLMVGLGETNAEIVEVMRDLRRHGVTMLTLGQYLQPSRHHLPVQRYVSPAEFDEMKAEAMAMGFTHAACGPFVRSSYHADMQAKGLEVK, from the coding sequence ATGAGTAAACCAATTCAGATGGAACGTGGCGTCAAATATCGCGATGCCGACAAAATGGCGCTGATTCCGGTGAAAACCGTGGTCACTGAGCGCGAGGAAATTCTGCGCAAGCCGGAGTGGATGAAGATCAAACTTCCTGCCGACTCCAGCCGTATCCAGGGCATCAAGGCCGCCATGCGCAAAAACGGCCTGCATTCGGTGTGTGAAGAGGCCTCCTGCCCCAACCTGGCAGAATGTTTTAACCACGGCACCGCCACCTTTATGATTCTTGGCGCGATCTGTACCCGTCGTTGTCCGTTCTGCGATGTGGCACACGGTCGCCCGACTGCCCCCGATGCTAACGAGCCGGTGAAACTGGCCCAAACCATCGCCGATATGGCGCTGCGTTATGTGGTTATCACCTCGGTTGACCGCGATGACCTGCGCGACGGCGGTGCTCAGCACTTTGCCGACTGCATCAGCGCTATCCGCGAAAAAAGCCCGTCGATCAAGATTGAAACCCTGGTACCTGATTTCCGTGGCCGTATGGATCGTGCGCTGGAAATCCTTACCGCGACGCCGCCAGATGTGTTCAACCACAACCTGGAAAACGTCCCACGCGTTTACCGTCAGGTACGACCGGGCGCCAACTACGAGTGGTCACTCAAGCTGCTGGAGCGTTTTAAAGAAGCGCATCCGGACGTGCCGACGAAATCCGGCCTGATGGTGGGTCTGGGTGAAACCAATGCGGAAATTGTTGAGGTGATGCGCGATCTGCGTCGTCATGGCGTCACCATGCTGACACTGGGCCAGTATCTGCAACCGAGCCGTCATCATCTGCCGGTGCAGCGTTATGTCAGCCCTGCTGAGTTTGATGAGATGAAAGCTGAAGCAATGGCAATGGGCTTCACCCACGCGGCCTGTGGCCCGTTCGTGCGCTCCTCTTACCATGCCGACATGCAGGCCAAAGGTCTGGAAGTTAAGTAA
- the lipB gene encoding lipoyl(octanoyl) transferase LipB produces the protein MSANTLLVRQLGQRDWQPISDAMHRFTDQRDSDTPDEVWLVEHNPVFTQGQAGKAEHLLMPGDIPVVQSDRGGQVTYHGPGQQVMYVLIDVKRRKLGVRQLVTALEETVVATLADYGVSAHARPDAPGVYVGEEKICSLGLRIRKGCSFHGLALNVAMDLAPFLRINPCGYAGMRMTQLGQFQPGVTTADVQPRLVQHFAQLTGFTTSEWRQDEPTL, from the coding sequence TTGTCAGCTAATACGCTTCTTGTTCGTCAACTCGGCCAGCGCGACTGGCAGCCGATTTCTGACGCCATGCACCGCTTTACCGATCAACGCGACAGCGACACCCCGGATGAAGTCTGGCTGGTGGAGCATAACCCGGTGTTTACCCAGGGCCAGGCTGGCAAAGCTGAGCATCTGCTGATGCCCGGCGACATTCCTGTGGTACAGAGCGATCGCGGCGGCCAGGTCACCTACCACGGTCCCGGCCAGCAGGTTATGTATGTGCTGATCGATGTTAAACGCCGTAAGCTTGGTGTGCGCCAACTGGTGACGGCACTGGAAGAAACGGTGGTTGCCACCCTGGCGGATTACGGTGTCAGCGCCCATGCGCGACCAGATGCCCCAGGTGTGTACGTGGGTGAAGAGAAGATTTGCTCGCTCGGTCTGCGCATCCGCAAAGGGTGTTCGTTTCACGGCCTGGCATTGAATGTGGCGATGGACCTCGCCCCTTTCCTGCGCATCAATCCCTGTGGTTATGCCGGTATGCGTATGACACAGCTGGGGCAGTTCCAGCCCGGCGTTACCACCGCTGATGTCCAGCCACGTCTGGTGCAGCATTTTGCCCAGTTGACCGGCTTTACCACCAGCGAGTGGCGACAGGATGAACCCACGCTGTGA
- the ybeD gene encoding DUF493 family protein YbeD, with protein sequence MKTKLNELLEFPTSFTYKVMGLAQPELVDQVVAVVQRHAPGDYKPDVKPSSKGNYHSVSITIMATHIEQVETLYEELGNIDIVRMVL encoded by the coding sequence ATGAAAACCAAACTGAATGAACTGCTCGAATTCCCTACCTCCTTTACCTATAAAGTGATGGGTCTGGCGCAACCGGAGCTGGTTGATCAAGTGGTTGCTGTGGTGCAGCGTCATGCGCCCGGCGACTACAAGCCAGATGTGAAGCCGAGCAGCAAAGGCAATTATCATTCTGTTTCCATCACCATCATGGCCACACACATCGAACAGGTTGAAACCCTGTATGAAGAGTTAGGCAATATCGATATCGTGCGCATGGTGCTGTAA
- the dacA gene encoding D-alanyl-D-alanine carboxypeptidase DacA, which produces MNTLKPSRFLKRLTVGSLVALSLSHAALADDVNLKTMIPGVPDIDAEAYVLIDYNSGKVLAEKNADARRDPASLTKMMTSYVIGQAVKAGKIHQDDIVTVGKDAWATGNPVFKGSSLMFLKPGDRVPVSQLTRGIVLQSGNDACVAMADYVAGSQDAFVNLMNNYVQALGLKNTHFQTVHGLDADGQYSSARDMALIGQALIRDVPDEYAVYHEKEFTFNNIRQLNRNGLLWDTSLNVDGIKTGHTDAAGYNLVASATEGQMRLISAVMGGHTYKGRETESKKLLTWGFRFFETVAPLKAGKEFASEPVWFGNSDRVQLGVEKDAYLTIPRGRMKDLKASYVLNNTELHAPLQKNQVVGSINFQLDGKTIEQRPLVVLNEVQEGGFISRIIDYIKLMFHHWFG; this is translated from the coding sequence ATGAATACGCTGAAACCTTCTCGTTTTCTGAAACGCCTGACAGTGGGATCACTGGTCGCCCTTTCACTCAGCCATGCCGCCCTGGCGGACGATGTAAACCTCAAAACCATGATTCCGGGTGTCCCGGACATTGATGCTGAAGCTTACGTTCTGATCGACTATAACTCGGGCAAGGTGCTGGCGGAAAAGAACGCCGATGCACGTCGCGACCCAGCCAGTCTGACCAAAATGATGACCAGCTACGTCATCGGCCAGGCGGTCAAAGCGGGTAAAATCCATCAGGATGATATTGTCACCGTGGGTAAAGATGCCTGGGCGACCGGTAACCCGGTATTTAAAGGCTCCTCGCTGATGTTCCTCAAACCAGGCGATCGCGTTCCCGTTTCGCAGCTGACGCGCGGTATCGTGCTGCAATCCGGTAACGATGCCTGTGTTGCCATGGCCGATTATGTGGCAGGCAGCCAGGATGCCTTCGTCAACCTGATGAACAATTATGTGCAGGCGTTGGGTCTGAAAAACACCCATTTCCAGACGGTACACGGTCTGGATGCAGACGGCCAGTACAGCTCAGCCCGCGATATGGCGCTGATCGGCCAGGCACTGATTCGTGACGTTCCGGACGAGTACGCGGTTTATCACGAGAAAGAGTTCACCTTTAACAACATCCGCCAGCTGAACCGTAACGGCCTGCTGTGGGATACCAGCCTCAATGTCGATGGCATCAAAACCGGCCATACCGATGCCGCAGGTTACAACCTGGTGGCGTCAGCAACCGAAGGCCAAATGCGTCTGATTTCGGCGGTGATGGGCGGCCATACCTACAAAGGTCGTGAAACCGAGAGCAAAAAACTGCTGACCTGGGGCTTCCGTTTCTTTGAAACCGTGGCACCGCTGAAGGCCGGTAAAGAATTTGCTTCTGAGCCGGTGTGGTTTGGTAACAGCGACCGCGTGCAGCTCGGCGTGGAGAAAGATGCTTATCTGACCATCCCGCGTGGCCGCATGAAAGATCTGAAAGCCAGCTACGTGCTGAACAACACCGAACTGCATGCGCCGCTACAGAAAAACCAGGTGGTGGGCAGCATCAACTTCCAGCTGGATGGCAAAACCATTGAACAGCGTCCGCTGGTGGTGCTGAACGAAGTGCAGGAAGGCGGTTTCATCAGTCGTATCATTGATTACATCAAACTGATGTTCCACCACTGGTTCGGCTAA
- the rlpA gene encoding endolytic peptidoglycan transglycosylase RlpA, protein MRKDWLGVALASLVLAACSSQEPQNTAPPQPAYNGPVVEIPGVEPRYEPINPSTSQDYSVNGKTYRIVKDPSNFSEVGLATSYGTEAQGNRTAIGETFDPNAMSAAHPTLPLPSYVRVTNLANGRQIVVRVNDRGPYTPGRIIDLSSAAADRLNISNNTRVRVDYINVAPDGTLSGPGTIGTTVAKQSYALPARPDLGGGMVMMGGSASTQSATPPAQDVRAVDNSTLQSSDGMGAPVRSNGFLGAPQPLANGVLEGSEPQPAAAASAPAATAAVAAPVAAAAAPATSQSAGGYVVQVGALNDAARARELATSLGKRFGVPGSVEANGNVYRVQLGGYKSRAEAAALQQRLNNEAQMSSFITTSHNGM, encoded by the coding sequence ATGCGTAAGGACTGGCTTGGGGTTGCTCTGGCATCATTGGTACTGGCTGCCTGTTCCTCTCAGGAACCGCAGAATACCGCCCCACCACAACCGGCTTACAACGGCCCGGTGGTTGAAATTCCGGGGGTGGAACCGCGCTATGAACCGATCAATCCGTCAACCAGCCAGGACTATAGCGTCAACGGTAAAACCTACCGTATCGTTAAAGATCCTTCTAACTTCAGTGAAGTGGGTTTAGCCACTTCCTATGGTACTGAAGCCCAGGGCAATCGTACCGCGATTGGTGAGACCTTCGATCCTAACGCCATGAGCGCGGCTCATCCGACCCTGCCCTTACCCAGCTATGTGCGCGTCACTAACCTGGCGAATGGTCGTCAGATCGTGGTACGCGTCAATGATCGCGGTCCCTACACACCGGGCCGAATTATCGATCTGTCGAGCGCCGCAGCCGACCGTCTGAATATCTCGAATAATACCCGTGTACGCGTTGACTATATCAATGTCGCACCGGACGGCACGCTGTCGGGTCCCGGCACCATTGGTACCACGGTCGCTAAACAAAGTTACGCACTGCCAGCACGTCCTGACCTGGGCGGCGGCATGGTGATGATGGGCGGCAGTGCCAGCACCCAAAGCGCCACACCTCCGGCGCAGGATGTCCGCGCGGTGGATAACAGCACGCTGCAAAGCAGCGATGGCATGGGCGCACCGGTGCGCAGCAATGGTTTTCTTGGCGCACCGCAACCGTTAGCCAATGGCGTACTGGAAGGCAGCGAACCGCAACCGGCCGCCGCTGCGTCTGCACCCGCGGCGACTGCTGCGGTAGCCGCTCCGGTAGCCGCAGCTGCAGCGCCAGCCACCAGCCAGAGCGCTGGCGGTTATGTGGTGCAGGTGGGCGCACTTAACGATGCCGCCCGCGCACGCGAGCTGGCAACCAGCCTCGGCAAACGTTTCGGCGTACCGGGTTCGGTTGAAGCCAATGGCAACGTTTATCGCGTGCAGCTGGGTGGCTATAAATCCCGCGCGGAAGCCGCTGCATTGCAGCAGCGCCTGAACAACGAAGCGCAGATGAGTTCATTTATTACCACGTCGCATAACGGCATGTGA
- the mrdB gene encoding peptidoglycan glycosyltransferase MrdB (rod shape-determining protein RodA): MNDSPQKRTIWTRIHIDPLFMLVIIGLLVYSAFVIWSASGQDPGMMERKIGQIVMGLVIMIVLAQVPPRVYESWAPYLYIICVILLIAVDAFGHISKGAQRWLDLGIVRFQPSEIAKIAVPLMVARFINRDVCPPTLKNTGIALILIFAPTLLVAAQPDLGTSILIAASGLFVLFLSGMSWKLIGVAVLLIAAFIPVLWFFLMHDYQRDRVMMLLNPESDPLGAGYHIIQSKIAIGSGGLRGKGWLHGTQSQLEFLPERHTDFIFAVLAEELGLVGVLLLLVLYLLLIMRGLIIAARAQTTFGRVMAGGLMLILFVYVFVNIGMVSGILPVVGVPLPLVSYGGSALIVLMAGFGIVMSIHTHRKMLSKSV; the protein is encoded by the coding sequence ATGAACGATAGTCCGCAGAAAAGAACGATCTGGACGCGCATCCATATTGACCCCCTCTTTATGCTGGTGATCATCGGCCTGCTGGTCTATAGCGCTTTCGTTATCTGGAGCGCCAGTGGCCAGGATCCCGGCATGATGGAACGTAAAATCGGCCAGATTGTGATGGGTCTGGTAATCATGATCGTGCTGGCGCAGGTGCCACCGCGCGTTTACGAAAGCTGGGCACCCTATCTCTACATCATCTGCGTGATATTACTGATTGCCGTTGATGCCTTCGGCCATATCAGTAAAGGGGCGCAGCGCTGGCTGGATTTAGGTATCGTGCGCTTCCAGCCGTCGGAGATCGCCAAAATAGCCGTGCCACTGATGGTGGCGCGCTTTATCAACCGCGATGTGTGTCCGCCAACGCTGAAGAACACCGGCATCGCACTGATCCTGATCTTCGCCCCGACCCTGCTGGTTGCGGCGCAGCCTGACCTCGGGACCTCAATCCTGATCGCTGCATCAGGTTTGTTCGTGCTGTTCCTGTCAGGCATGAGCTGGAAACTGATTGGCGTTGCGGTGCTGCTGATTGCGGCGTTTATCCCGGTGCTGTGGTTCTTCCTGATGCACGATTATCAGCGCGACCGCGTGATGATGCTGCTCAATCCCGAGAGCGATCCACTGGGTGCCGGTTATCACATCATTCAGTCCAAAATTGCCATCGGCTCAGGTGGCCTGCGCGGTAAAGGGTGGCTGCATGGCACCCAGTCGCAGCTGGAGTTTTTGCCTGAGCGCCATACTGACTTTATCTTTGCCGTACTGGCGGAAGAACTGGGGCTGGTCGGCGTGCTGCTGCTATTGGTGCTGTATCTGCTGCTGATTATGCGTGGTTTGATTATCGCAGCCCGTGCACAAACCACCTTTGGTCGCGTGATGGCGGGAGGTTTGATGCTGATTTTATTCGTTTATGTTTTCGTTAACATTGGCATGGTTAGTGGTATCTTACCGGTGGTTGGCGTACCGCTGCCGCTGGTCAGCTACGGCGGATCGGCATTGATTGTACTAATGGCTGGATTTGGCATCGTCATGTCGATCCATACTCATCGAAAAATGTTATCTAAAAGCGTTTAA
- the mrdA gene encoding peptidoglycan DD-transpeptidase MrdA: protein MKLQSNAFRDYTAEQKLFVRRALVAFFGILLLSGILVVNLYHLQILRFADYSTRSNDNRIKLVPVAPSRGIIFDRNGVPLALNRTIYQAELVPEKVDDLKQTLQDLRPILDLTDDDLDAFEKERKRSRRFTSIPVKTALSDVQVARFAVNQYRFPGVEVKGYQRRYYPYGQTLTHVVGYVSKINDRDVTRLDQEGKWPNYAATHDIGKLGIENYYEDVLHGTTGYEEVEVNNRGRVIRQLHEQSPQAGRDIYLTIDLKLQQYIETLLAGSRAAVVVSDPRTGEILALVSTPSYDPNLFVDGISSKDYKALLSDENRPLYNRALQAAYPPASTVKPYVAVSALSAGVINRNTSLFDPGWWQLPGSEKRYRDWKKWGHGRLNVTKALEESADTFFYQVAYDMGIDRLSEWMTKFGYGHRTGIDLPQESPGNMPTRDWKLKRFKKPWYQGDTIPVGIGQGYWTATPVQMNKAMMILINDGVIKVPHLLHATREGHTMVPYRQPADEPIGDIHSGFWEIAKDGMYGVANRPNGTAHKSFADAPYKIAAKSGTAQVFGLKENETYNAHKIAEHLRDHKLMTAFAPFDKPRVAVTMILENGGAGPAVGSVMRQILDHIMLGDNNTVLPEAAPTPPGYEGE, encoded by the coding sequence ATGAAATTACAAAGCAACGCTTTTCGCGATTACACTGCCGAACAAAAGCTGTTTGTCCGTCGGGCTTTGGTGGCCTTTTTCGGCATCCTGCTGCTTTCCGGTATTCTGGTGGTCAACCTGTACCACCTGCAAATTCTGCGTTTTGCTGATTACAGCACCCGCTCCAATGACAACCGTATCAAGCTGGTGCCGGTGGCACCGAGCCGCGGTATCATTTTTGATCGCAACGGCGTGCCGCTGGCGCTGAACCGCACCATTTATCAGGCCGAGCTGGTGCCGGAAAAAGTCGATGACCTGAAGCAAACGCTACAGGACCTGCGCCCGATCCTCGATCTCACTGATGACGATTTGGACGCGTTCGAAAAAGAACGCAAGCGTTCTCGCCGCTTCACCTCCATTCCGGTCAAAACCGCCCTGAGCGATGTGCAGGTGGCACGTTTTGCTGTCAATCAGTACCGCTTCCCTGGCGTGGAAGTGAAAGGCTACCAGCGCCGCTACTATCCCTACGGACAAACGCTGACCCATGTGGTGGGCTACGTGTCGAAAATTAACGATCGTGATGTCACGCGTCTCGATCAGGAAGGCAAATGGCCGAACTATGCGGCAACGCATGACATCGGCAAGCTGGGTATCGAAAACTATTACGAGGATGTGCTGCACGGCACCACCGGTTATGAAGAAGTCGAGGTGAATAACCGTGGCCGGGTGATCCGTCAGTTGCATGAACAATCACCGCAGGCCGGGCGCGATATCTATCTCACCATCGATCTCAAATTGCAGCAGTACATCGAAACGCTGCTGGCGGGCAGCCGTGCGGCGGTGGTGGTGAGCGACCCACGCACCGGGGAAATCCTCGCGCTGGTTTCAACACCAAGCTACGACCCGAATCTGTTCGTCGATGGTATCTCCAGCAAAGATTACAAAGCGCTGCTCAGCGATGAAAACCGTCCACTTTATAATCGCGCCTTGCAGGCCGCCTACCCTCCGGCATCCACGGTGAAGCCTTATGTCGCGGTATCAGCGCTCAGTGCCGGAGTGATTAACCGCAACACCAGCCTGTTTGACCCCGGCTGGTGGCAGTTACCGGGTTCTGAAAAGCGTTATCGTGACTGGAAAAAATGGGGCCATGGTCGTCTCAACGTCACCAAAGCGCTGGAAGAATCCGCCGATACCTTCTTCTATCAAGTTGCCTATGACATGGGGATTGATCGCCTGTCTGAATGGATGACCAAATTTGGCTACGGCCATCGCACCGGCATTGACCTGCCGCAGGAAAGCCCCGGCAATATGCCGACGCGTGACTGGAAGCTGAAACGCTTTAAGAAACCCTGGTATCAGGGCGATACCATCCCGGTGGGGATCGGCCAGGGCTACTGGACTGCCACACCGGTGCAGATGAACAAAGCGATGATGATTTTAATAAACGATGGGGTAATAAAAGTGCCGCATCTGTTGCACGCCACCCGTGAAGGCCACACCATGGTGCCGTATCGCCAACCAGCAGATGAACCGATTGGCGATATCCACTCCGGCTTCTGGGAGATCGCCAAAGACGGGATGTATGGCGTTGCCAACCGCCCTAACGGCACTGCGCATAAGAGCTTTGCCGACGCACCCTATAAAATCGCCGCCAAATCCGGTACGGCCCAGGTATTCGGTCTGAAAGAGAACGAAACCTATAACGCACACAAAATTGCTGAGCATCTGCGCGACCACAAGCTGATGACCGCCTTCGCGCCGTTCGATAAACCGCGTGTCGCCGTCACCATGATTCTGGAGAACGGCGGTGCGGGTCCGGCTGTTGGCTCGGTGATGCGTCAGATTCTCGACCACATTATGTTAGGCGATAACAACACGGTGCTGCCAGAAGCCGCACCGACGCCACCCGGTTACGAAGGTGAATAA
- the rlmH gene encoding 23S rRNA (pseudouridine(1915)-N(3))-methyltransferase RlmH, protein MKLQLVAVGTKMPDWVQTGFTEYLRRFPKDMPLELTEVPAGKRGKNADIKRILEKEGEAMLAAVGKGNRIVTLDIPGQPWETPQLAQQLERWKQDGRDVSLLIGGPEGLSPACKAAAEQSWSLSALTLPHPLVRVLVAESLYRAWSITANHPYHRE, encoded by the coding sequence GTGAAATTGCAGCTTGTGGCCGTCGGCACCAAAATGCCGGATTGGGTTCAGACCGGTTTCACCGAGTATCTGCGCCGTTTCCCTAAAGATATGCCGCTGGAACTGACCGAAGTGCCAGCAGGTAAACGCGGCAAAAACGCTGACATCAAACGCATTCTTGAAAAAGAAGGTGAAGCGATGCTGGCGGCCGTGGGCAAAGGTAACCGCATTGTGACGCTGGATATTCCCGGGCAACCGTGGGAAACCCCGCAGCTGGCACAGCAGCTGGAACGCTGGAAGCAGGATGGCCGCGATGTCAGCCTGTTGATCGGCGGGCCTGAAGGCCTGTCGCCTGCCTGTAAGGCGGCGGCAGAACAGAGCTGGTCGCTGTCGGCCCTGACGCTGCCACATCCGCTGGTACGTGTGCTGGTGGCCGAGAGCCTGTACCGTGCCTGGAGCATCACCGCCAATCATCCTTATCACCGTGAATAA
- the rsfS gene encoding ribosome silencing factor, with the protein MQGKALQEFVIDKIDDLKGQDIVALDVQGKSSITDCMIICTGTSTRHVTSIADHVMQESRAAGLKPLGVEGKAAADWVVVDLGDVIVHVMQEDSRQLYELEKLWS; encoded by the coding sequence TTGCAAGGTAAAGCACTCCAAGAGTTCGTTATTGATAAGATTGATGATCTCAAAGGCCAGGATATCGTCGCGCTTGACGTTCAGGGCAAATCCAGCATCACCGATTGCATGATTATCTGCACCGGCACCTCAACCCGTCATGTGACCTCAATTGCTGACCATGTCATGCAGGAGTCACGCGCTGCGGGCCTGAAGCCATTAGGCGTTGAAGGTAAAGCGGCAGCCGATTGGGTGGTGGTCGATCTGGGTGACGTGATTGTGCACGTCATGCAGGAAGACAGCCGTCAGCTGTATGAGCTGGAAAAGCTCTGGAGCTAA